The following are from one region of the Bacillus methanolicus MGA3 genome:
- the cspD gene encoding cold-shock protein CspD gives MQNGKVKWFNNEKGYGFIEVEGGDDVLVHFSAIQGEGFKSLEEGQEVSFEIVQGNRGPQAANVVKL, from the coding sequence ATGCAAAACGGTAAAGTAAAATGGTTTAACAACGAAAAAGGCTACGGATTTATTGAAGTTGAAGGCGGAGACGATGTATTAGTACATTTCAGCGCAATTCAAGGTGAAGGATTCAAAAGCTTAGAAGAAGGCCAAGAAGTTTCTTTTGAAATTGTTCAAGGAAACCGCGGACCTCAAGCAGCGAATGTTGTGAAACTTTAA
- a CDS encoding zinc-finger domain-containing protein, whose amino-acid sequence MDRAALFAEVEELMNHYCKDCFLYKQHRKEKGKRYAHRFCITQCTVGEKIKAVGKKLS is encoded by the coding sequence TTGGATCGTGCAGCGTTATTTGCTGAAGTAGAAGAGCTGATGAACCATTACTGCAAAGATTGTTTTTTGTATAAACAACATCGAAAAGAAAAAGGAAAAAGGTATGCCCATCGGTTTTGCATAACACAATGCACTGTAGGAGAAAAAATTAAAGCTGTTGGCAAAAAATTGTCTTAA
- a CDS encoding reverse transcriptase-like protein has product MKFMLEWKYKLKGNETVLFTSDLLEGDLAIKAGEEIVKSGKAADLAYYDELGTSWTMKEMKKLAAEIEEEPHDVVVYFDGGFHKELNQAGLGAVIYYKQGKKKYRIRANQLFDEMETNNEAEYAALYFTLTILEELGVHHLPCEFIGDSQVVLKQLEGEWPCYEDVLNRWLDRIENKQKELGLEPRYTVVSRKENKEADKLASQALEGKMINSKMQIL; this is encoded by the coding sequence ATGAAATTTATGTTGGAATGGAAATATAAATTAAAAGGAAACGAAACCGTATTGTTTACTTCTGATTTGCTGGAAGGAGATCTTGCCATAAAGGCCGGTGAAGAGATTGTAAAGTCGGGAAAAGCAGCAGATTTGGCTTATTATGATGAGCTGGGGACTTCATGGACGATGAAGGAAATGAAAAAGCTGGCTGCCGAAATCGAAGAAGAACCACATGATGTTGTCGTTTATTTTGATGGGGGTTTTCATAAGGAATTGAATCAGGCTGGACTTGGTGCAGTCATTTATTATAAGCAGGGAAAGAAAAAATATCGAATCCGTGCAAATCAATTATTTGATGAGATGGAAACAAACAATGAAGCCGAATATGCGGCGCTCTATTTTACGTTAACAATTCTTGAAGAACTTGGCGTTCACCATCTTCCCTGCGAGTTTATCGGAGATTCCCAAGTCGTGTTGAAGCAGCTTGAAGGGGAATGGCCATGCTATGAGGATGTTTTAAATAGGTGGCTTGATCGAATTGAAAACAAGCAAAAAGAGCTTGGACTTGAACCGCGTTATACTGTTGTTTCCAGAAAAGAAAACAAAGAAGCTGATAAGCTGGCAAGCCAAGCTTTAGAAGGAAAAATGATAAACAGTAAAATGCAAATACTATAA
- a CDS encoding reverse transcriptase-like protein yields MIEVYFDGASAGTPGPSGAGIFIKTGGNVERYSIPLGLMTNHEAEFHALIKAMEICIEKGYRTVSFRTDSELVNRAIEKEFVKNKNFAPLLEKILKLSDQFDLFFMKWIPSSENKTADILARMAVRKNN; encoded by the coding sequence TTGATTGAAGTTTATTTTGATGGAGCTAGTGCCGGCACCCCCGGGCCAAGCGGAGCGGGAATATTTATTAAGACGGGCGGGAATGTAGAAAGATACTCAATCCCACTCGGATTAATGACAAATCATGAAGCAGAATTCCATGCGTTAATTAAGGCAATGGAAATATGTATTGAAAAGGGATATCGAACCGTTTCTTTTCGAACGGATTCTGAATTAGTCAACAGAGCCATAGAAAAAGAATTTGTAAAAAATAAAAATTTTGCACCTTTATTAGAAAAAATACTGAAGCTCTCTGACCAATTTGATTTATTTTTCATGAAATGGATCCCGAGCAGCGAAAACAAAACGGCTGATATTCTTGCCAGGATGGCTGTTCGAAAAAATAACTGA
- a CDS encoding DMT family transporter, producing the protein MKKTLIADVSLLLVAFVWGATFVLVQNAISFLEPFTFNGIRFFTAAVLLGGWLLLFERKQLLSINKKLLFSGILLGTLLFIGYAFQTVGLLYTSSSKAGFITGLNVVLVPMIAIFLLKQRPGANAVVGVVIATAGLYLLTMTDKVKLNIGDGFIFICAIGFALHIIFTGKFSNNYPSLMLTVVQISTVAILSSIFSFGFENWQMAFQPDVILTENVLSALIITSVFATALAFFAQTNFQKFTTPTRVALIFAMEPVFAAATAFIWAGERLSYTAIIGCILIFSGMVFAELPVRKDVFLGKFKRKHAA; encoded by the coding sequence ATGAAAAAGACTTTAATTGCTGATGTCAGCCTCCTCTTGGTTGCTTTCGTTTGGGGAGCCACGTTCGTACTTGTACAAAATGCCATTTCTTTTTTGGAGCCTTTTACTTTTAATGGAATCCGTTTTTTTACCGCTGCGGTTCTATTAGGAGGGTGGCTGCTTTTATTTGAACGAAAACAATTGCTTTCTATAAATAAAAAGTTGCTGTTCTCAGGAATTTTATTAGGAACTTTGCTTTTTATAGGATATGCATTTCAAACAGTTGGCCTCCTTTATACATCATCATCGAAAGCCGGATTCATTACGGGGTTAAATGTCGTTTTGGTTCCAATGATTGCGATTTTTTTGTTAAAACAACGGCCCGGTGCGAATGCTGTTGTTGGTGTTGTTATCGCCACTGCGGGTTTATATTTGCTTACGATGACAGACAAAGTAAAATTAAATATTGGTGATGGCTTTATTTTTATTTGTGCGATCGGATTTGCCTTGCACATTATTTTTACAGGGAAGTTTAGCAATAACTATCCATCTTTAATGCTGACGGTTGTACAAATATCAACGGTAGCCATTTTGTCGTCAATATTTTCATTTGGATTCGAAAATTGGCAGATGGCCTTTCAGCCGGATGTCATTTTAACAGAAAACGTGCTTTCGGCCTTGATTATCACTTCTGTTTTTGCTACAGCCCTAGCATTTTTTGCACAAACAAATTTCCAAAAATTCACAACACCAACGAGAGTTGCACTTATTTTTGCCATGGAACCGGTTTTTGCCGCTGCCACAGCATTTATTTGGGCCGGGGAACGATTGTCTTACACTGCAATCATCGGTTGTATCCTTATTTTTTCAGGAATGGTATTTGCAGAACTGCCCGTTAGAAAAGATGTGTTTCTTGGAAAGTTTAAACGGAAACATGCCGCTTAA
- a CDS encoding DUF6123 family protein, producing MEKSLRTVEDYLHYLQSKGFRIREDAVGFIYFGKHYTNATDELTNAAIELTLKAQKEFDGSFYISLLETFTSNKIKTRHEAIQFVKEKQLIAI from the coding sequence ATGGAAAAGTCATTGCGGACAGTGGAGGATTATTTACACTATTTGCAATCGAAAGGCTTTCGAATTCGGGAGGATGCCGTTGGGTTCATATATTTTGGAAAACATTATACAAATGCAACTGATGAACTTACAAATGCGGCAATTGAACTGACTTTAAAAGCGCAAAAGGAATTTGACGGCAGTTTCTATATTTCTTTACTTGAGACATTCACTTCAAACAAAATTAAAACCCGACACGAAGCGATACAATTTGTGAAGGAAAAACAATTAATCGCGATTTGA
- the sspL gene encoding small, acid-soluble spore protein L has protein sequence MSKKHNRNRGTKAPAVTSQGYGQDAEFAEEPKSKLENAAKKKNTK, from the coding sequence ATGAGCAAAAAACACAATAGAAACAGAGGAACAAAAGCACCGGCAGTAACCTCTCAAGGTTATGGACAAGATGCAGAGTTTGCTGAAGAACCGAAAAGCAAATTAGAAAATGCCGCGAAAAAGAAAAATACGAAATAG
- a CDS encoding 5'-3' exonuclease: MKKPSFMLVDGMALLFRSFYATAVNGQFMINSKGIPTNGVYGFIKHFFTAVKQFHPTHVAVCWDMGSKTFRTELFEGYKANRSEPPIELLPQFDLAKEIVEAFNVPNIGLEGFEADDCIGTLAKQSCQHVDVLILTGDQDILQLIDDNISVALLKKGFGNYHVYTKESFFEEKGIFPQQMIDVKALMGDSSDNYPGVRGIGEKTALRLVQHFQNVEGIVSNLENLSKAQRMKIEQDLEMLHLSRKLAEIKCDVPVSCSLDDALLQIDRKKVLEKFVELELRGLHRFLEFEKEYA, from the coding sequence ATGAAAAAGCCTTCATTCATGCTGGTAGACGGCATGGCGCTATTGTTTCGTTCGTTTTATGCAACTGCCGTTAACGGTCAATTTATGATAAATTCTAAAGGCATCCCAACGAATGGCGTATATGGATTTATCAAACATTTTTTTACAGCGGTTAAACAATTTCATCCGACTCATGTGGCAGTTTGCTGGGATATGGGAAGCAAAACTTTTCGTACAGAGCTTTTTGAAGGATATAAGGCCAACCGTTCAGAGCCTCCCATTGAATTGCTCCCCCAATTTGATCTTGCTAAAGAGATCGTGGAAGCTTTTAATGTGCCAAATATCGGCCTTGAAGGTTTTGAAGCGGATGACTGTATTGGAACGCTCGCAAAACAAAGCTGTCAACATGTGGATGTTCTCATTCTAACGGGGGATCAGGATATCTTGCAGCTTATTGATGACAATATTTCAGTAGCGCTGTTAAAAAAAGGTTTCGGAAATTATCATGTTTATACGAAAGAGTCGTTTTTTGAGGAAAAAGGCATTTTTCCACAGCAAATGATTGATGTCAAAGCCTTGATGGGAGACTCAAGTGATAATTATCCAGGAGTAAGAGGCATCGGTGAGAAAACAGCTTTAAGGCTTGTGCAGCATTTTCAAAATGTTGAAGGGATCGTTTCAAATCTTGAAAACTTGTCAAAGGCACAGAGAATGAAGATTGAACAGGATCTTGAAATGCTGCATTTAAGCAGGAAGCTGGCCGAAATTAAGTGTGATGTACCCGTGTCTTGCAGTCTTGATGATGCATTGCTTCAAATCGACCGGAAAAAGGTGCTTGAAAAATTTGTTGAATTAGAACTTAGAGGGCTGCACAGGTTTTTAGAATTTGAAAAAGAATATGCTTAA
- the ftsZ gene encoding cell division protein FtsZ, translated as MLEFDTNIDQFATIKVIGVGGGGNNAVNRMIEDGVEGVEFIAVNTDAQALNQSKAEITVQIGASLTRGLGAGANPEIGKRAVEESKKKIQEVLQGADMVFVTAGMGGGTGTGAAPAIAEIARKLGALTVGVVTRPFKFEGVKRAANAESGINEMRKAVDTLIIIPNDRLLEIVDKKTPMLEAFREADNVLRQGVQGISDLIAVPGLINLDFADVKTVMSHKGTALMGIGIAEGKGRAAEAAKKALNSPLLETSINGAHGVIMNITGGHNLSLHEVQEAADIVASASNEELNMIFGSVINENLKEEIIVTVIATGFTEQEAPLFQTSSQPSMEGMSNSYQNEQRIRRDPINRGELVQDYGRHVQDHGRQSEQPKKFLDIPAFLRKRKK; from the coding sequence ATGTTGGAATTTGATACAAATATAGACCAATTCGCCACGATTAAAGTCATAGGTGTTGGCGGCGGGGGAAACAACGCCGTGAACCGTATGATCGAGGACGGAGTTGAGGGTGTAGAATTTATTGCCGTTAATACAGACGCACAAGCTCTTAATCAATCAAAAGCAGAAATCACAGTGCAAATCGGTGCTTCATTGACAAGAGGTTTAGGAGCAGGTGCAAATCCAGAAATAGGTAAAAGGGCTGTGGAAGAAAGCAAAAAGAAGATCCAAGAAGTGTTACAAGGCGCAGACATGGTTTTCGTTACAGCCGGAATGGGCGGCGGTACAGGAACAGGGGCAGCGCCCGCCATTGCTGAAATCGCCCGTAAGCTTGGTGCACTGACAGTTGGGGTTGTAACACGTCCGTTCAAATTTGAAGGCGTTAAGCGTGCAGCAAATGCGGAAAGTGGAATTAACGAAATGAGGAAAGCAGTGGACACCTTAATTATTATTCCAAACGATCGCTTATTGGAGATTGTAGATAAAAAAACACCCATGCTTGAAGCTTTCCGTGAAGCGGATAATGTTCTTCGCCAGGGTGTTCAAGGGATTTCCGATTTAATAGCTGTTCCAGGTTTAATCAACCTTGATTTTGCTGACGTGAAAACAGTCATGTCTCATAAAGGAACAGCCTTAATGGGAATTGGTATTGCCGAAGGTAAAGGCCGTGCTGCTGAAGCTGCGAAGAAAGCTTTAAATAGTCCGTTGCTGGAAACTTCCATCAATGGAGCTCATGGCGTGATCATGAACATAACTGGAGGTCACAATTTAAGTCTTCATGAAGTACAGGAGGCCGCCGATATAGTTGCATCTGCTTCAAACGAGGAATTAAATATGATTTTTGGTTCTGTCATTAACGAAAACTTAAAAGAAGAAATTATAGTAACTGTCATTGCAACTGGATTCACTGAGCAAGAGGCTCCTTTATTCCAAACGTCTTCTCAGCCATCAATGGAAGGAATGTCTAATTCATATCAAAATGAACAACGTATACGACGTGATCCGATAAATCGCGGAGAACTAGTTCAAGATTATGGCCGACACGTTCAAGATCATGGCCGACAATCGGAACAGCCAAAAAAATTTCTGGATATTCCTGCGTTCTTGCGCAAACGAAAAAAATAA
- a CDS encoding DNA polymerase beta superfamily protein, with product MNDWLKELEKRYEIEILFACEAGSRAWGSHTDDSDFDIRFIYRFKDIKKYLSIDPSNDVLDLTDPFDIHGWDIFKAMQLFRKSNPSLFEWAYSPVVYINEHAFRETLQSMIEKGYSPYSLFMHYMQVMSRNIKDVKNKENYNDKRQKQLLQAVKAYLIALRLCQRNKVSNDLLDFPTESLMEKDIIYDKYFILVKAKQEKTLLPYVEVKELIDYLEQQKEKLFEYSHNLQKGTDLKSLLNEWLWELLQVKAVDNE from the coding sequence ATGAATGATTGGTTAAAAGAATTGGAAAAACGATATGAAATTGAAATCCTTTTTGCTTGTGAAGCGGGAAGTCGCGCATGGGGAAGCCATACCGATGATTCAGACTTTGATATTCGATTCATTTATCGGTTTAAGGATATAAAAAAGTATCTTTCCATTGATCCTTCTAATGATGTGCTTGATTTGACAGATCCGTTTGATATCCATGGCTGGGATATTTTTAAAGCCATGCAGCTTTTTAGAAAATCTAATCCGAGTCTGTTTGAATGGGCGTATTCCCCGGTCGTATATATCAATGAACACGCATTCCGGGAAACGCTCCAGTCTATGATTGAAAAGGGCTACTCGCCGTATTCTTTGTTTATGCATTACATGCAGGTAATGTCGAGAAATATTAAAGACGTTAAAAATAAAGAGAATTACAATGATAAAAGACAGAAACAGCTGCTTCAGGCGGTTAAAGCTTATTTAATCGCCTTGAGGCTTTGCCAAAGGAACAAAGTTTCCAATGATTTGCTTGACTTTCCAACTGAATCACTAATGGAAAAAGATATTATATACGACAAATATTTTATTCTCGTGAAAGCGAAACAAGAAAAAACGCTTCTTCCATATGTGGAAGTAAAGGAACTAATTGATTATTTAGAACAACAAAAAGAAAAATTGTTTGAATACTCGCATAATCTTCAAAAAGGTACGGATCTGAAGAGCTTATTAAATGAATGGCTTTGGGAGCTTTTACAGGTGAAGGCGGTTGATAACGAATGA
- a CDS encoding dynamin family protein, which translates to MVKTITQQDQPLIEKIIALYTFFKKNNDQENEQKVKQLARKWQEKEFSIGFCGHFSAGKSSMINALIGENLLPSSPIPTSANLVKIKSGKDYAKVYFKQGKPRLYPAPYDFETVKSYAKNGDEIQSIEISHSKTFIPEDTVIMDTPGIDSTDDAHRIATESALHLADIIFYVMDYNHVQSELNFLFTKALSDAGKEIYLVINQIDKHREEELSFTTFKESVQKAFASWGVEPAGIFYTSLKNREHKSNQFPILQNLIKEKISERHELLPITIFHSLQKLADDHYAYLVARDEEKFEANKEIMDGLTEDEQNNVSDKLEEFKKQLDEIDLAAVKVKERLLTETNEILKNAYLMPYQTRELAEKYLESRQPDFKVGLFFTKQKTEEARNERLEQFYNDLSEKVKTQLDWHLRELILNALKSEGVFYPELAKRAQKFAVPFSKDLLMSAVKPGARLSGEYVLNYTSEVAESLKKEAKQEIFPLIEALSSFLQEKNAEAKSKLEAEFKQLKKIADAKRNLDAIQEKQMSARFAMEEILMGSNHISMDHDAIFSLFSSEEEEAEIITDMKADSYVLNKKSWASGRDADDSINQGGEDTLSDAMLEKLIRKLRFTGEKIRSIPGMRKLSDELLRKADRLENQQFTVALFGAFSAGKSSFANALMGTDLLPVSPNPTTAAINKIKPVDNNHSHGVVIVKLKESAALFEEVQRSLHFFGFNVANFDEGMAAIQNIEGKEVVSDAAGKMHFAFLSAFYKGFKLFQNRLGEKVQTDLKEFREFVANEEKSCFVEEIEVFIDCPLTRAGITLVDTPGADSINARHTGVAFNYIKNSDAILFVTYYNHAFSKADREFLIQLGRVKETFELDKMFFIVNAIDLASNEEEMASVMEYVQDQLLQYGIRQPNLFPVSSLLALKEKNDQLETEESRINDFEKAFYSFISGDLMKIAESSAKADLVRASGLLAGLIASSMEDESVKKQKYEKVKAEKERLLAFLQSQAPDLLKNQLNQEADELVFYIKQRVFFRFGDFFKEAFNPAVLKDDGRNLKKALQTALEDLLESIGFDFAQEMRATSLRVEAFITKILKNFYTTLTQEMAAKSEEGIAFSQFESPEYTGIEFQNAFKELDRAMFKKTLGQVKNLKSFFEKNEKRFLAEELEGILQESAEQYLLTENSRMKEHYIKLLSLHFDNLLHNLAEQTEEYYSGLMTALGEGFPIDELKEIEKQIHSFS; encoded by the coding sequence ATGGTAAAGACAATCACTCAGCAAGATCAGCCGCTCATTGAAAAAATCATTGCCTTATATACATTTTTCAAAAAAAATAATGATCAAGAAAACGAACAAAAAGTGAAGCAACTGGCAAGAAAATGGCAAGAGAAAGAATTTTCAATAGGTTTCTGCGGCCATTTCTCGGCTGGAAAATCAAGCATGATCAATGCGTTAATTGGTGAAAATCTTCTTCCTTCGAGCCCGATTCCGACAAGCGCAAATCTCGTAAAAATTAAATCCGGCAAGGATTATGCGAAGGTTTATTTTAAACAGGGAAAACCTCGGCTTTATCCAGCTCCATACGATTTTGAAACAGTGAAATCATATGCGAAAAATGGAGATGAAATCCAGTCTATTGAAATTAGCCATTCTAAAACCTTTATTCCCGAAGACACGGTGATTATGGATACACCGGGGATTGATTCAACAGATGATGCACACCGAATTGCGACCGAATCTGCCCTTCATTTGGCAGATATTATCTTTTATGTGATGGATTACAATCATGTACAATCCGAATTGAATTTCCTATTTACTAAAGCGCTTTCAGATGCAGGGAAAGAAATCTATTTGGTCATTAATCAGATCGATAAACATAGAGAAGAAGAATTAAGTTTCACAACTTTCAAGGAAAGTGTGCAGAAAGCGTTTGCTTCCTGGGGAGTGGAACCTGCAGGAATTTTTTATACAAGCTTAAAAAATAGAGAACACAAGAGTAATCAATTTCCAATTCTTCAAAATTTGATTAAGGAAAAAATATCAGAAAGACATGAACTTTTACCGATAACCATTTTCCATTCTCTACAAAAACTGGCAGATGATCACTATGCGTATTTGGTTGCCCGTGATGAAGAAAAGTTCGAAGCCAATAAGGAAATCATGGACGGGTTAACGGAAGATGAACAAAATAATGTAAGCGATAAACTGGAAGAGTTTAAAAAGCAATTAGATGAAATAGATTTAGCTGCTGTTAAAGTGAAAGAACGCCTATTAACTGAAACGAACGAAATACTAAAAAATGCGTATCTCATGCCTTACCAAACAAGAGAGCTTGCAGAAAAGTATTTGGAATCCCGTCAGCCCGATTTTAAAGTCGGCTTGTTTTTCACGAAACAGAAGACGGAAGAAGCCCGGAATGAACGGTTAGAACAATTTTACAACGACCTTTCAGAAAAGGTGAAGACCCAGCTGGACTGGCATTTGCGTGAACTTATTCTAAATGCTTTAAAGAGTGAAGGTGTCTTTTATCCGGAGCTGGCTAAAAGAGCCCAAAAATTTGCGGTGCCATTTTCGAAAGATTTATTAATGTCGGCCGTAAAACCAGGGGCAAGATTGTCCGGGGAATATGTTTTAAATTATACAAGTGAAGTTGCTGAGTCATTGAAAAAAGAAGCGAAACAAGAAATTTTTCCTTTGATAGAAGCTTTAAGCAGTTTTCTTCAAGAGAAAAATGCTGAAGCAAAAAGCAAGCTGGAAGCAGAATTCAAACAGTTGAAAAAGATTGCTGACGCAAAAAGAAATCTAGATGCGATACAGGAAAAACAGATGTCAGCCCGTTTTGCCATGGAAGAGATCTTAATGGGCAGCAATCATATAAGCATGGATCATGATGCCATTTTTTCTCTTTTTTCTTCTGAGGAGGAAGAGGCTGAAATTATTACAGATATGAAAGCGGATTCATATGTACTGAACAAGAAGAGTTGGGCTTCCGGACGCGATGCTGATGATTCTATCAATCAGGGAGGCGAGGACACACTTTCTGATGCTATGCTTGAAAAATTAATAAGAAAACTCCGGTTTACAGGGGAGAAAATCAGATCTATTCCTGGTATGAGAAAATTGAGCGACGAGCTCCTTCGCAAAGCCGATCGCCTTGAAAACCAGCAATTTACCGTTGCCTTATTCGGAGCATTCAGTGCCGGGAAATCTTCGTTTGCCAATGCTTTAATGGGAACCGATTTGCTCCCGGTTTCGCCAAACCCAACAACGGCTGCGATCAATAAAATTAAGCCTGTTGATAATAACCATTCTCATGGCGTTGTGATCGTTAAATTAAAAGAATCTGCTGCGCTTTTCGAAGAAGTGCAGCGATCATTGCATTTTTTTGGCTTCAATGTTGCAAATTTTGATGAAGGAATGGCTGCGATTCAAAATATAGAAGGAAAAGAAGTTGTTTCAGATGCAGCTGGAAAAATGCATTTTGCTTTTCTATCTGCTTTTTACAAAGGCTTTAAACTTTTTCAAAACCGTCTCGGCGAAAAAGTGCAAACAGATTTGAAAGAATTTCGCGAGTTTGTTGCAAACGAAGAAAAATCGTGTTTTGTTGAAGAGATTGAGGTATTCATTGATTGTCCTTTAACAAGGGCAGGGATTACGTTAGTGGATACTCCTGGTGCTGATTCCATCAATGCACGCCATACTGGAGTTGCTTTTAACTATATAAAAAATTCGGATGCGATATTGTTTGTCACTTACTATAACCACGCATTTTCAAAAGCAGACCGGGAATTCCTCATCCAATTGGGCCGGGTGAAAGAGACATTTGAACTCGATAAAATGTTTTTTATTGTCAATGCGATTGACCTTGCCAGCAACGAGGAAGAAATGGCTTCTGTTATGGAGTATGTACAAGATCAGCTTTTACAGTACGGCATTCGCCAACCGAATTTATTTCCAGTATCAAGCTTACTCGCTTTAAAGGAAAAAAACGATCAGCTTGAGACAGAAGAATCTCGAATAAATGATTTTGAAAAGGCTTTCTATTCCTTTATTTCAGGAGATTTAATGAAAATTGCTGAATCGTCAGCCAAAGCAGATCTCGTCCGCGCTTCAGGACTTCTTGCAGGGCTTATTGCTTCCTCAATGGAAGACGAATCAGTAAAAAAACAAAAATACGAAAAAGTGAAAGCGGAAAAAGAGCGATTGCTGGCTTTTCTTCAATCTCAAGCTCCTGACTTATTGAAAAACCAGCTGAACCAGGAAGCAGATGAATTAGTTTTTTACATTAAACAAAGGGTGTTTTTCCGGTTCGGTGATTTTTTCAAGGAAGCTTTTAATCCGGCAGTGCTCAAGGATGATGGCAGAAATCTAAAGAAGGCTCTTCAAACCGCTTTAGAAGACTTGCTTGAAAGCATTGGATTTGATTTTGCTCAGGAAATGAGAGCGACATCGTTAAGAGTTGAGGCCTTCATCACGAAAATCCTTAAAAACTTTTATACTACTCTTACACAGGAAATGGCAGCCAAAAGTGAAGAAGGAATTGCCTTCTCACAATTTGAATCGCCGGAGTATACCGGAATAGAGTTTCAAAATGCTTTTAAAGAACTAGACAGAGCCATGTTTAAAAAAACTTTAGGCCAAGTAAAGAATTTGAAATCTTTTTTCGAAAAAAATGAGAAGCGTTTTTTAGCAGAAGAGTTAGAAGGAATCCTTCAAGAATCTGCCGAACAGTATTTACTAACAGAAAACAGCCGTATGAAGGAACATTATATCAAGCTTCTAAGCCTTCACTTTGATAATCTTCTTCACAATTTAGCAGAGCAGACGGAAGAATATTACAGCGGCTTGATGACCGCTCTTGGAGAAGGATTCCCGATTGATGAATTAAAGGAAATTGAAAAACAAATTCATTCTTTTTCATAA
- a CDS encoding isoprenylcysteine carboxyl methyltransferase family protein: protein MAFWLFISVIIIQRLLELIVAKQNEKWMKSQGAVEFGQKHYPVIVIVHLLFFFVLITEVQYFHKDISPLWPLLLFAFLAAQAIRIWALLSLGRYWNTKILVLPGASVVKKGPYKFLKHPNYCVVALEFVIIPIMFQAYFTAIIFSLLNILVLSIRIPVEERALKKFTEYEISFKRKNRFIPNNVNKL from the coding sequence ATGGCATTCTGGCTATTCATTTCAGTTATCATCATTCAACGATTGCTCGAATTAATAGTGGCGAAACAAAATGAGAAGTGGATGAAAAGTCAAGGAGCTGTTGAATTCGGCCAAAAGCATTATCCGGTAATCGTCATTGTACATCTTCTATTTTTCTTTGTATTGATAACAGAGGTCCAATATTTTCACAAAGACATCTCGCCCCTTTGGCCATTGTTATTATTTGCTTTTCTTGCTGCACAGGCCATTCGCATTTGGGCGCTATTATCACTAGGCAGATACTGGAACACAAAAATTCTTGTCCTGCCGGGTGCATCAGTCGTAAAAAAAGGGCCTTATAAATTTTTGAAACATCCAAATTATTGTGTAGTGGCTCTTGAATTTGTCATTATTCCGATAATGTTTCAAGCTTATTTTACTGCGATCATTTTTTCATTGTTAAATATTCTCGTCTTATCGATTCGAATACCGGTGGAAGAAAGAGCTCTTAAGAAATTTACGGAATACGAAATTTCTTTTAAAAGGAAAAATCGTTTTATACCTAATAATGTTAATAAATTGTGA